CTCAGGCTGAAAACGGGCAGGGCCAGTGTCAGTGtgcagggagggagagagagagaagaagaagaaaacaaagcCTCTCGTCAACTCCAATAGAGAAACACAGAGAACGCTCGGCTCCGAGGCACAAAAAAGTCCAAAAGACGTAAAACCAATGGCTCCCACGTACCTCCCTTAATGTCCCCACCCTCGTCACATCTCGATCCCCTCTATCCCCTCCCCTTCATCTTCCCTTTCCCCTAGCCTCCTCTGGTAACTACTCACAAATACCAGTCCAACACAATGGGCCAAAAATTCAGAATATTTTAGTCTCCATCTCTTTTGTTCCAGAAAGCTCCCCTCCTAATAACTGCTTCCTTTTCTTTACCTTCTCAGTATACGGCCAGCCCTATCTTTTAGACACCCCTCGTGATTGGCCGGAGATAAAGTGTGCAGTAGCCCCCCAAAATTTGCGATCACCCACGATCCCAGTCTTCCCACCCCCACTCTCCCCACTCCCTCCCTGGCACGTTCTCTCCAGCTATCCGTTCCGATCACCCCATCATGCCGTCAGGTGCGAAGAAGAGGAAAGCTGCCCGGCGAAAGAAGGAGATGGGCGTCCACCCACCCGATTCCTCTACCAGCTCTTCTTCTGGTTTCCCccacccttttttttcttcttctcttattttaatCCACTTTTTTCAgtgaaataaaagcttctctcTCTGTCTGTCTCTTGTGTTCTTCACTTGAACCAGGCAACGGCGAGAGCCACGACTCCAAGGGCGAAACCAGTgacgaagaggaggagaagaagggcgAATCCCTGAGATCGGAAACCACCACGGCTGCCGTGATGGATATCTTGGACAACGGTAAAGAGAAAGTAAGTGAGGAGACTGCCAAAGTGACGGAGAATCCCCccgaggaggaaaagaaaaagatggtcgAGGAGGAGACGGTGGTCGAGGATGTGGGTGTGGAGCTGGTCCGGACGAAGGAAGGGGAAGTTGGTGGTGGTGTGGAGCCCAAAGAGGTTGCAGAAGAGATGGCGGCAACAGTGGCATCGGATGTTCTTGTTGATGAACCGGTTTCTGTAAGTGAGGAGGTTATAGAAGCTACCGAAGCTGCGGTTGTGACTTCGGAGGCTGCGCTGGTGATTGATACTGTAGCACATGAGACGGAAGTGAAGCCGGCGCCTATTTTAGACATTCCGCCGGTTCCGGTTATTGAGCAGCCTCGGCCTCATGAGAGtggtgagagagagagatctgAGGTAATTAAATGTCGAAATGCTAAAGCTGGTGTTGCTGGATTTATTATTAGTCTCTCGTTGTTACGAACTGCTTCTATTGCGCCTGCTTTATGCTTCGTTTTGGGTGGACCTACAAGGATATACTGACTTGTTTTTGGGGATCGAATGGATACCCCAATAGGTTGATCGTGCGACATGGTGGAATTGCTGTGGATTGTTTCATGTTCTTGCAACCTCCACAGGTGCTGCCAGGTTAGAAAAATGCATATTTTGGTTAGTTATTTCAGGAGAATTCTGTTCTCTATTCTCTTTCGAAATTGACAATCTAGTAATG
The sequence above is a segment of the Elaeis guineensis isolate ETL-2024a chromosome 7, EG11, whole genome shotgun sequence genome. Coding sequences within it:
- the LOC105048549 gene encoding uncharacterized protein; translated protein: MPSGAKKRKAARRKKEMGVHPPDSSTSSSSGNGESHDSKGETSDEEEEKKGESLRSETTTAAVMDILDNGKEKVSEETAKVTENPPEEEKKKMVEEETVVEDVGVELVRTKEGEVGGGVEPKEVAEEMAATVASDVLVDEPVSVSEEVIEATEAAVVTSEAALVIDTVAHETEVKPAPILDIPPVPVIEQPRPHESGERERSEVDRATWWNCCGLFHVLATSTGAASA